The Candidatus Saccharibacteria bacterium genome has a segment encoding these proteins:
- a CDS encoding peptide ABC transporter substrate-binding protein, with product MFRPYIKFKTKRFIRRLKKLPAKSWVDSLENIDKTVVKRWKKFRKIRRFATGWLVLCTALIAASLVQISQSRQTSLKQIPTQGGVYREAVVGKVNNLNPLFALDGANADIAGIVFDSLLVYDAAGNLSPSLATKIIANEAADEFTLQLRDDVVWHDGEQFDSSDVRFTVDLLQNKQVGSIFSDTWEGVIVETPDPNSVIFKLPNSFAPFPHLLRQLILPEHKLHAVDPASIRSSEFSINPVGTGAYEVAKIDGDSGLITLTRNENYYRGEPYIRTIEIELFEDSATAQNAFDKGLVDGFGKQDNISSTATDTAATPTKLAAGSYLFFNTKNDILKTKAVRQALTQLVDKSQIYTAQTFQAPLINNPFLPQQLAVDNPSHVQLPHNAEKGRQQLDAAGFVRSDEGLRIKDGQVLSLTILAADTLENRLIVEGLQKSWQPEGIDVYAEFVSVADFQSRSVASKNYQVVLATIQNGLDLDNFVFWHSSQAGLGGLNFSRLENSIIDSALEAGRTRTDRNLRIAKYEAFLEQWRDLSPAVALHQSLYDYQQTDRIKGYSWDVLSRTADRFTNIHEWYVRTESISQVE from the coding sequence ATGTTTAGACCATATATCAAATTTAAGACAAAGCGATTTATACGAAGACTAAAAAAGCTTCCGGCTAAGTCATGGGTTGATTCGCTTGAAAATATTGATAAAACAGTTGTTAAGCGGTGGAAAAAGTTCAGAAAAATCCGGCGATTTGCAACTGGTTGGTTAGTGCTCTGCACGGCGCTAATAGCAGCAAGTCTTGTCCAAATTAGTCAGTCTCGGCAGACGTCGTTAAAACAAATACCGACCCAAGGAGGTGTTTACCGTGAGGCAGTTGTCGGCAAGGTAAACAACCTTAATCCGTTATTCGCGCTGGACGGAGCAAATGCCGATATTGCCGGTATTGTGTTTGATAGTCTTTTGGTCTACGACGCAGCCGGTAATTTAAGCCCATCGCTAGCTACTAAAATTATTGCCAACGAAGCTGCCGATGAATTTACATTACAGTTACGCGACGATGTGGTGTGGCATGACGGTGAGCAGTTTGACTCGTCAGACGTTCGCTTTACCGTTGATCTGCTGCAAAATAAACAGGTGGGGTCGATTTTTTCCGACACCTGGGAGGGTGTTATTGTCGAAACGCCAGACCCAAATAGCGTCATTTTTAAGCTGCCTAATTCATTCGCTCCATTCCCGCACCTTCTGAGGCAGTTAATTCTGCCTGAGCACAAGTTACATGCGGTTGATCCGGCAAGTATTCGGTCCAGTGAGTTTTCTATTAATCCTGTTGGTACCGGTGCTTACGAGGTGGCAAAAATCGACGGCGACTCTGGGCTTATCACATTAACCAGAAATGAAAATTATTATCGCGGAGAACCCTACATTAGAACTATTGAGATCGAGTTATTTGAAGATTCGGCAACTGCCCAAAACGCGTTCGACAAAGGCTTAGTTGATGGCTTCGGTAAACAAGACAATATTTCGAGCACCGCAACTGACACCGCCGCAACGCCAACCAAGCTGGCAGCTGGATCGTATTTGTTTTTTAACACTAAAAACGACATTTTAAAAACTAAAGCTGTGCGGCAAGCACTAACGCAGCTTGTTGATAAATCGCAAATATACACCGCTCAAACGTTTCAGGCGCCGTTAATTAACAATCCGTTCTTACCGCAACAGTTAGCGGTTGATAATCCTAGTCATGTGCAGCTACCTCATAATGCTGAAAAAGGCCGTCAGCAACTTGATGCTGCTGGTTTTGTCCGTTCTGACGAAGGGCTTCGTATAAAAGACGGGCAGGTGTTATCGTTAACAATTTTAGCTGCCGATACACTCGAAAATCGGCTGATAGTTGAAGGCTTGCAAAAGAGCTGGCAGCCTGAAGGAATCGATGTATATGCGGAGTTTGTAAGCGTGGCTGATTTCCAAAGCAGAAGTGTAGCGTCTAAAAATTACCAAGTTGTATTAGCTACAATTCAAAATGGTCTCGATCTAGACAACTTTGTGTTCTGGCACAGTTCACAGGCAGGTTTAGGCGGTTTAAACTTTTCGCGATTAGAAAATTCTATTATCGATTCGGCATTAGAAGCTGGCCGAACTCGAACAGACAGAAACTTACGTATTGCTAAATACGAAGCATTTCTTGAACAGTGGCGAGATCTAAGCCCAGCTGTAGCCCTGCACCAATCACTCTATGACTATCAGCAAACTGATCGGATAAAAGGCTATAGTTGGGACGTTTTATCGCGGACTGCTGACCGCTTTACTAATATTCACGAGTGGTATGTTCGGACAGAATCAATCAGCCAAGTCGAATAA
- a CDS encoding rhodanese-like domain-containing protein, whose translation MQIIDVREPEEFNMSHVEGSINLPLSRIMADPSVVTDLPKDETLVIYCNSGNRSGQAQQILNSYGIINVENGINQDYVESHYTN comes from the coding sequence GTGCAAATCATAGACGTCCGCGAACCAGAAGAATTTAACATGAGCCATGTAGAGGGCTCGATTAACCTGCCCTTAAGTAGAATTATGGCTGACCCAAGCGTGGTTACCGACTTACCAAAAGACGAAACACTCGTTATATATTGCAATTCTGGCAACCGGTCTGGCCAAGCCCAGCAAATACTTAACTCGTACGGGATAATCAACGTAGAAAACGGAATCAACCAGGACTATGTCGAATCTCACTACACAAATTAA
- a CDS encoding GGDEF domain-containing protein, whose amino-acid sequence MSLENLPQQSEEEQWLVRAISDSIIIASLETAHIAQYKLFQDQLELIKAQTSEIAALERLTIKLLLEKQELEKAMTYDKLTGLLREESIEREVFPQVDRKLKDSALYHLVYADVDDFSAVNNIEGHDRGDEALALIAEKMKESTKSGIDFLIRSNDAGDEFILIIEGDLKTAKQVGKRINLTLAEEEHFAGTPLSLSVGCAPLRGTTPELYSASKILAETRMRIAKEIKKDT is encoded by the coding sequence ATGTCATTAGAAAATTTACCGCAACAATCAGAAGAAGAGCAATGGTTAGTTCGAGCAATCTCTGACTCTATTATAATTGCAAGTTTAGAAACGGCACATATAGCACAATACAAGCTGTTCCAAGATCAATTAGAGCTGATTAAAGCCCAAACCTCAGAGATCGCTGCTCTCGAACGCTTAACGATTAAACTTCTGCTCGAAAAACAAGAACTTGAAAAAGCAATGACATACGATAAGCTAACAGGTTTATTACGAGAAGAAAGCATAGAGCGAGAGGTTTTTCCTCAGGTAGACCGAAAATTGAAAGATAGTGCTTTGTACCATTTAGTATATGCAGATGTCGACGATTTTAGTGCAGTCAATAATATCGAAGGGCACGACCGTGGCGATGAAGCTTTGGCGCTTATTGCTGAAAAAATGAAAGAATCGACAAAGTCTGGGATTGACTTCCTTATTCGATCAAATGATGCAGGCGATGAATTTATTCTAATAATAGAAGGTGATTTGAAAACAGCCAAGCAGGTTGGAAAAAGAATTAATTTAACCCTAGCTGAAGAAGAGCACTTTGCCGGAACTCCACTTAGTTTGTCAGTCGGTTGTGCGCCTTTGCGCGGCACTACCCCAGAGCTTTATAGCGCGTCAAAAATTTTGGCAGAAACAAGAATGCGAATCGCAAAAGAAATCAAAAAAGACACTTAA
- a CDS encoding inositol-3-phosphate synthase produces the protein MQSKDIKPAQGKLGILMPGMGAVATTFMAGVFAARKDQAQPFGSVSQMQTIRVGSGNDRSFPKIKDYVPLANMEDLVFGGWDIFEENMYEAAVNAGVLSPHHLEQVKDDLSAIKPMKAVFSSKFIKNIEGPNIKTGSLADKVAELRQEIKSFKTENNCERLVMIWCGSTEAHSEPSLVHEDIEQFEKAIADDSDDLSPSQLYAYAALKEGVPYINGAPHNTVNVPALSNLAQSSNIPIAGRDFKTGQTLIKTIIAPGLKARMLGLNGWFSTNILGNRDGEVLDSPENFKSKEVTKAGVLDTVLQPDVYPELYKDYYHKVRINYYPPRGDEKEGWDNIDIFGWMGYPMQIKVNFLCRDSILAAPIVLDLVLFTDLAARAGLGGVQDWLSFYFKGPQTSDGSPSEHDLFIQHTMLKNTLRRLMGDDAITHVEEIEEQL, from the coding sequence ATGCAATCTAAAGATATTAAGCCTGCACAAGGTAAATTGGGTATTTTAATGCCAGGCATGGGAGCGGTGGCAACAACATTTATGGCTGGGGTTTTCGCAGCGCGAAAAGACCAAGCTCAACCATTTGGTTCGGTGTCACAAATGCAAACCATACGGGTAGGGTCTGGCAATGACCGGTCGTTTCCAAAAATAAAAGACTATGTACCATTGGCAAATATGGAAGACCTTGTTTTTGGTGGTTGGGATATTTTCGAAGAAAACATGTACGAAGCAGCTGTTAACGCCGGCGTATTAAGCCCGCACCATTTAGAGCAAGTTAAAGATGATCTTTCTGCAATAAAGCCTATGAAAGCGGTGTTTTCAAGCAAATTTATAAAAAACATTGAAGGCCCAAATATAAAAACTGGGTCGCTGGCTGACAAAGTCGCAGAATTACGGCAAGAAATTAAATCGTTTAAAACTGAAAATAACTGTGAGCGTTTAGTGATGATATGGTGTGGCTCAACCGAGGCTCACAGCGAGCCAAGTTTAGTGCACGAGGACATTGAGCAGTTCGAGAAGGCGATAGCTGACGATTCCGACGATTTGTCACCATCTCAGCTGTACGCTTACGCTGCTTTAAAAGAAGGCGTGCCATATATTAACGGCGCTCCACATAACACTGTAAATGTACCAGCACTTTCGAATCTTGCACAAAGTAGTAATATTCCAATTGCTGGTCGCGACTTTAAAACAGGTCAAACTTTAATAAAAACGATTATTGCACCAGGGCTAAAGGCTCGCATGCTGGGCTTGAATGGTTGGTTTTCGACTAACATTTTAGGCAACCGCGATGGTGAAGTTTTAGACAGCCCAGAAAACTTTAAGTCCAAAGAGGTTACCAAAGCTGGGGTGCTCGACACCGTGCTACAGCCAGATGTATACCCAGAACTGTATAAAGACTATTACCACAAAGTTCGAATTAACTATTACCCACCACGCGGCGACGAAAAAGAAGGCTGGGATAATATCGATATCTTTGGATGGATGGGGTATCCAATGCAGATTAAAGTCAACTTTTTGTGCAGAGACTCAATTTTGGCTGCACCAATTGTCCTTGATCTTGTTTTGTTTACAGACCTTGCTGCCCGAGCTGGGTTAGGTGGAGTACAAGATTGGCTGAGCTTTTATTTCAAGGGCCCACAAACAAGTGACGGCTCCCCGTCTGAACACGACCTGTTTATTCAGCACACCATGCTTAAAAACACGCTCCGCCGTCTTATGGGTGACGATGCCATCACTCATGTAGAAGAAATAGAAGAGCAGTTGTAA
- a CDS encoding FAD-binding oxidoreductase → MSKLAEYLQQHISGDVIVSKKVRDYFSTDGSVFEVTPKMVVYPLNTTDVRKTVRFSWQLAEKGKVLPITARGRGTDQAGGALGDGIMMVFPAHMNKIIQLDRESIIVQPGENYAAMQKVLKSHGRFMPPYPSSIEFSTIGGAVANNAAGEMTLKYGATKNFVKTCQVVLANGEVIDTRRITKRELNKKMGGTSFESEIYRQLDSLIMDNWELIHDSKRNVSKNSTGYDLTDVKRKDGSFDLTPLIVGSQGTLGVVTEITLRTEAYTAQNTLIAAHFDSLESAGQAVAQLLPLGPAALEFVDKFLLELVDEHNSKQLEGLVEKPFPKIVLLIEFDDNNESKRKRLTKKAKKILEGIALEFQVTEDPHEQEMLWKLRRSAAAVMWHTKGNAKALPIIEDGVVPQEKLTEFIPKVYALYEKYGLDVALWGHAGNSNIHMQPFLDLTKTADRQKVFRLMDDYYGLVMSMGGSTAGEHNDGRLRAPYLKELYGEKMYDVFAKVKKIFDPYGILNPGVKIGVSKKDLVPILRKEYSMEHLSDHLPRSHR, encoded by the coding sequence ATGAGCAAGCTAGCTGAATATTTGCAACAACACATTAGCGGAGACGTAATAGTTTCTAAAAAAGTTAGAGACTACTTTTCGACAGATGGTTCTGTGTTTGAAGTTACGCCAAAAATGGTGGTCTATCCACTCAATACAACAGATGTACGCAAGACTGTTCGTTTTAGTTGGCAGCTGGCCGAAAAAGGCAAAGTGCTACCCATAACTGCCCGTGGTCGTGGTACTGACCAGGCTGGTGGAGCGCTAGGCGACGGCATAATGATGGTCTTTCCTGCCCACATGAACAAAATTATTCAACTCGACCGCGAATCTATTATTGTACAGCCAGGCGAAAACTATGCAGCCATGCAGAAAGTACTTAAAAGCCACGGTCGGTTTATGCCGCCATATCCGTCAAGTATCGAATTTTCAACTATTGGCGGCGCCGTTGCTAACAATGCCGCTGGTGAAATGACCCTAAAATATGGTGCTACTAAAAACTTTGTGAAAACGTGCCAGGTGGTACTTGCCAATGGTGAGGTAATCGACACACGACGAATCACAAAACGTGAACTTAATAAAAAAATGGGTGGTACCAGCTTTGAGTCAGAAATATATCGTCAGCTTGACTCGCTGATCATGGATAACTGGGAATTGATTCACGACAGCAAACGAAATGTTAGTAAAAATTCTACGGGCTACGACTTAACAGATGTCAAACGCAAAGATGGCTCGTTTGATTTAACTCCGCTTATTGTTGGATCTCAAGGTACGCTTGGTGTGGTGACCGAGATTACACTTCGCACCGAAGCTTATACCGCGCAGAATACGTTGATTGCGGCACATTTCGACAGTCTGGAATCTGCTGGGCAAGCTGTTGCCCAATTGCTGCCATTAGGCCCAGCTGCGTTAGAGTTTGTAGATAAATTCCTGCTAGAACTTGTTGATGAGCATAACTCTAAGCAACTTGAAGGTTTGGTCGAGAAGCCATTCCCGAAGATTGTTTTATTAATTGAATTTGACGACAACAATGAAAGTAAGCGCAAACGGCTAACTAAGAAAGCTAAAAAAATACTTGAGGGAATCGCTCTTGAGTTTCAGGTTACCGAAGACCCGCATGAGCAAGAAATGCTTTGGAAACTACGGCGGTCAGCTGCTGCTGTGATGTGGCACACCAAAGGAAACGCAAAAGCTCTGCCAATTATAGAAGACGGTGTTGTGCCGCAAGAAAAACTGACCGAATTTATTCCAAAAGTCTATGCCTTGTACGAAAAATACGGCCTTGACGTTGCACTATGGGGTCATGCCGGAAATAGCAATATTCACATGCAGCCATTCCTAGACTTAACCAAAACCGCTGATCGACAAAAAGTATTTAGGTTAATGGACGATTATTACGGATTAGTAATGAGTATGGGCGGATCCACCGCTGGAGAGCACAACGACGGTCGTTTGCGTGCACCGTACCTGAAAGAGCTTTACGGTGAAAAAATGTATGATGTATTTGCAAAAGTAAAAAAGATTTTTGACCCCTACGGAATTCTTAACCCAGGTGTAAAAATTGGTGTTAGTAAAAAAGATCTCGTACCAATTTTGCGTAAAGAATATTCTATGGAACACCTTTCAGACCACCTGCCACGCTCGCATCGCTAA
- a CDS encoding MFS transporter, producing the protein MTNEHKLLSRRYLTYKFLTSLWFVGAVWLYFYRIFITDQQVGVLDGMAFAIGLLAEVPSGALADKFGRDRIVKLGQVLAGSGLLIQATGSSFMPFFVGQAIMMIGVAFVSGADEALFFERLKFSRKSVDWRKLVTRGSQVALMATLLATVVGGLLHTINPRLPWYLNGLAFIVSIGAIWSVKDTRPRAKREKFMPELKSYFVDIKMGFAEFSRPKLRLYVPYILAVQGLFYTTGYGLLRLILLDRFTFSPFWGSVAIASSSLITVGLLAYMHKNAEDLSERNVLVIIGLIASSSLLLSLANIGLFGYIVILALYAGEHVLQPFLSEVLNHRASDDRRATVLSVASFLKSLPYVLLAPIIGYLSSNDKIEYFFIAWAGIIFFAVLLYISQKKQDTHISLTD; encoded by the coding sequence ATGACAAACGAGCATAAACTGCTATCAAGGCGGTATCTTACATACAAATTTCTAACAAGCCTTTGGTTTGTTGGTGCTGTTTGGCTATATTTTTACAGAATTTTCATAACTGACCAACAAGTTGGCGTTCTAGACGGAATGGCTTTTGCGATTGGTTTATTAGCTGAAGTGCCGTCTGGTGCATTAGCAGATAAGTTTGGTAGAGATAGGATCGTTAAACTGGGTCAGGTTCTAGCAGGTAGCGGTTTACTAATCCAAGCTACGGGTAGTAGTTTTATGCCCTTTTTTGTTGGTCAGGCAATAATGATGATTGGTGTTGCTTTTGTGTCTGGAGCTGACGAGGCTTTGTTCTTTGAGAGGTTGAAGTTCAGCAGAAAGTCTGTGGACTGGAGAAAGCTAGTTACAAGAGGCTCGCAAGTTGCCTTAATGGCTACCCTACTGGCTACAGTTGTAGGTGGATTACTCCACACTATAAACCCTCGTCTACCGTGGTATTTGAACGGATTAGCTTTCATCGTTTCGATAGGGGCTATTTGGTCAGTCAAAGACACTAGGCCTAGAGCTAAGCGTGAGAAGTTTATGCCTGAGCTAAAAAGCTACTTTGTAGATATAAAAATGGGCTTCGCTGAGTTTAGTAGACCAAAGCTACGTCTTTACGTTCCTTATATACTTGCAGTACAAGGGCTATTTTATACAACTGGCTACGGTTTACTAAGGCTTATTCTGTTAGATCGGTTTACTTTCTCTCCATTCTGGGGATCCGTTGCTATAGCTAGCAGTAGCTTAATTACAGTAGGGCTTCTAGCTTATATGCACAAAAATGCCGAGGATCTAAGCGAGCGTAACGTACTTGTAATAATTGGCTTAATCGCTTCATCGAGCCTATTGCTGTCTTTGGCAAACATCGGTTTATTCGGTTATATAGTCATTCTTGCTCTATATGCTGGTGAACACGTTCTGCAACCGTTCCTTAGCGAAGTGTTAAATCATCGAGCATCTGACGACAGAAGAGCTACAGTGCTATCCGTTGCTTCATTCCTGAAGTCATTGCCATATGTGTTACTTGCTCCAATAATTGGCTACCTTAGCTCTAACGATAAAATAGAGTACTTCTTCATTGCTTGGGCTGGAATAATTTTCTTCGCAGTGTTGCTGTATATCAGCCAGAAGAAGCAAGATACACACATTAGCCTAACTGACTGA
- a CDS encoding aminopeptidase P family protein, which yields MLPEFHINNRRRLIQKLHGSVFASTAHTVIQKTKDTNYPFRQDSNFWYLTGINEPNCILVIDSGGQEHLFIPQVTKAHTTWLDGGLSITEAQQKSGIQHVHYLTQKAAIIKNILGNTTEVLMPQNRKDSFFTHALNPAHSKFKRALKRYGVKKINDATPILDELRVIKTEPEIKQLATVTAFTEATLESSMEHIANFKSEQDVEAYITAEFIRHQFTHGYDPIVAGGNNAFMLHYTANNQTIAKNTAVLVDVGAEQDYYSADVTRMLEFGTMSEEYQHVKQLVAELQKFIISYLKPGTTPMEIAKAFRQELLKALKILKLLDDSAELKDTYEYCPHGFGHFLGLDVHDAGDYSQPLKENMVFMAEPGLYVAEWGVAVRLEDAYLITKQGCIKLTEVLE from the coding sequence ATGTTGCCAGAATTTCATATAAATAACCGTCGTAGGCTTATTCAAAAACTCCATGGATCAGTATTTGCCAGTACTGCTCACACAGTTATCCAAAAAACTAAAGACACAAACTACCCATTTCGACAGGACAGTAATTTTTGGTACCTAACAGGTATCAATGAGCCAAACTGTATTTTGGTAATCGATAGCGGCGGCCAAGAACATTTGTTTATACCACAGGTTACGAAGGCTCACACCACGTGGCTTGATGGCGGCCTGAGTATTACAGAGGCTCAGCAAAAAAGCGGAATACAACATGTCCATTATCTGACCCAAAAGGCTGCAATTATAAAAAACATACTTGGCAACACCACTGAAGTATTGATGCCTCAAAACAGAAAAGATTCATTTTTTACCCACGCGCTTAACCCTGCCCACAGCAAGTTCAAGCGAGCCTTGAAACGCTATGGTGTAAAAAAAATTAATGACGCTACGCCTATACTCGACGAACTTCGCGTAATCAAAACAGAGCCAGAAATAAAACAACTAGCAACCGTAACAGCTTTTACCGAGGCTACGCTTGAAAGCTCAATGGAGCACATTGCAAACTTTAAGTCTGAACAAGATGTTGAAGCGTATATAACGGCAGAATTTATCCGTCACCAATTTACGCATGGTTATGACCCAATTGTAGCCGGAGGCAACAACGCATTCATGCTTCACTACACTGCCAATAACCAGACTATCGCTAAGAATACTGCTGTTCTAGTAGATGTTGGAGCAGAGCAGGACTATTATTCCGCCGATGTTACTAGAATGTTGGAATTTGGCACCATGAGCGAAGAGTACCAGCACGTTAAGCAACTTGTGGCTGAATTACAAAAGTTCATTATTAGTTATCTTAAGCCGGGCACCACTCCGATGGAGATAGCAAAAGCGTTTCGACAGGAACTACTAAAAGCGTTAAAAATTCTTAAGCTGCTTGATGATTCGGCCGAGCTCAAAGATACCTATGAATATTGTCCGCACGGCTTTGGCCACTTTTTAGGCTTAGACGTACACGATGCTGGTGATTATTCGCAGCCATTAAAAGAAAACATGGTGTTTATGGCGGAGCCTGGTCTGTATGTAGCGGAGTGGGGTGTTGCGGTTCGTTTAGAAGATGCCTATTTAATAACAAAACAAGGCTGCATTAAATTAACAGAGGTGCTAGAATAG
- the secG gene encoding preprotein translocase subunit SecG: MEDILRAVTVISGVLMTVFILVQGRGASLGAGFGGSNEIHTERRGVDKTIHQITIVLAVAFSLSILLNLILG; encoded by the coding sequence ATGGAAGATATTTTACGTGCGGTAACAGTTATTTCTGGTGTACTAATGACAGTATTTATTTTGGTACAAGGACGAGGGGCGAGTCTAGGCGCCGGCTTTGGTGGCAGCAACGAAATTCATACTGAGCGACGCGGCGTGGACAAAACGATTCACCAAATAACAATTGTTCTAGCGGTGGCATTTAGTTTAAGCATCTTGCTTAATCTTATTCTTGGCTAA
- a CDS encoding phage holin family protein, whose translation MENKTVTFSKGSAPKLVVRLGFNALGLWIAARLSENIDYQNSLVVIAVAALIFTAVNAVIRPVLVLLTLPAVILSLGFFMLIINGFMVYLTSALYDSFEVKTFGAAIMTAIIVWIVNYGLSMFFASSKLEVK comes from the coding sequence ATGGAAAATAAAACGGTCACGTTTTCAAAAGGTTCAGCCCCGAAATTAGTAGTACGGCTGGGGTTTAACGCACTCGGATTATGGATTGCTGCGCGTTTAAGTGAAAACATTGATTACCAAAATAGTTTAGTAGTCATTGCGGTTGCAGCTTTAATATTCACCGCTGTTAATGCCGTCATTCGACCAGTGCTAGTGCTGCTGACGTTACCTGCAGTAATTCTTAGTCTCGGCTTTTTTATGCTGATAATTAATGGTTTTATGGTTTACTTAACGTCTGCGTTATATGACAGCTTCGAAGTAAAAACCTTCGGAGCAGCCATAATGACTGCTATAATTGTATGGATAGTTAACTATGGTTTGAGCATGTTCTTTGCAAGCTCAAAGCTCGAAGTTAAATAG
- a CDS encoding class A beta-lactamase-related serine hydrolase has translation MSNLTTQIKNVLDDTIAQHITPGAVVGVFKNGQKTIIPAGSFTYEPDSPSVTNKTIYDVASITKSVAAGLLALKAIEEQKISPNTKLTSVLPDFTGTHHDEVTVHHLLTYTVISDIQTSTAELSKQGGEALIETLKKTALKSPPGTEFAYINTPVIMLTLLLETVYESNFYDLVQQKIFKPLHMNSSTFFTSKLSDEHIPPTENVDGQNIHKIVHDESARAMQQDGYQTGHAGMFSTVDDLLNVCEMIVNNGTFNNSQFLQPELIKKMTTNQLDAIGRRSGLGWEMDDSFFRGLYKNPNIIGKTGFTGCSITINPTNQSSLVILSNAKYPDRSTTRDQIIKFRLKLLKTCGVI, from the coding sequence ATGTCGAATCTCACTACACAAATTAAAAATGTTTTAGACGACACGATTGCTCAACATATAACCCCCGGCGCTGTTGTTGGGGTTTTTAAAAACGGTCAAAAAACCATAATTCCAGCTGGAAGTTTTACTTATGAGCCGGATTCACCAAGTGTTACCAATAAAACTATTTATGACGTAGCCTCTATAACCAAATCGGTAGCAGCAGGCTTGCTTGCCCTAAAGGCTATTGAAGAACAAAAAATCAGCCCAAACACAAAGCTTACGAGCGTATTGCCAGATTTTACTGGTACGCATCACGATGAAGTTACTGTCCACCACCTACTTACATACACTGTAATATCCGATATACAAACATCTACAGCTGAGCTATCAAAGCAAGGTGGCGAGGCTTTAATTGAGACTTTAAAAAAGACCGCGCTGAAGTCCCCGCCTGGCACAGAGTTTGCCTATATAAATACACCAGTAATTATGCTAACCCTGTTGCTAGAAACAGTTTACGAGAGTAATTTTTATGACTTAGTTCAGCAAAAAATTTTTAAGCCTTTGCATATGAACAGCTCGACGTTTTTTACTTCAAAACTCAGCGACGAGCACATTCCACCAACAGAGAATGTTGACGGACAAAATATTCATAAAATTGTCCATGACGAAAGCGCCCGCGCTATGCAACAAGACGGATACCAGACTGGTCATGCTGGCATGTTTTCAACTGTAGATGATCTACTTAATGTATGTGAAATGATTGTCAACAACGGCACATTTAATAACTCACAATTCCTCCAGCCCGAACTGATTAAAAAAATGACGACAAACCAGCTTGATGCTATTGGCAGACGCAGTGGCTTAGGCTGGGAAATGGACGACTCGTTTTTTAGAGGCTTGTACAAAAATCCAAACATTATTGGCAAAACTGGCTTTACTGGCTGCTCGATTACGATCAATCCAACCAATCAATCCAGCTTGGTAATTCTAAGCAATGCAAAATATCCAGACAGATCAACTACAAGAGATCAAATTATTAAATTTAGACTAAAACTGCTCAAGACCTGTGGCGTAATTTAA
- a CDS encoding slipin family protein encodes MGGFVVFVAVLLVIAVVSGLRVVDQYEQGVVLRFGKLNGIKGPGLRFILPYGIDRMIKVDMRIATVDVPRQEVITKDNVTIGVDAVVFFRVKDEKRAVLEIQNFRAATTLYAQAVMRDVVGNEELDTLLSERERLGNEIKKQVDVETDKWGIDVDTIKIQNIELPQNMKRSMAKQAEAERERRAVIINAQGEKQAAQTLAEAAAMLNKAPGAMNIRTLETIEKIAPEASQKTMFVLPADLFETIKQYTQRK; translated from the coding sequence ATGGGAGGATTTGTGGTGTTTGTAGCAGTTTTATTGGTGATTGCGGTTGTTTCTGGGTTACGAGTTGTCGACCAGTATGAACAAGGTGTGGTTTTGCGCTTTGGTAAATTAAACGGTATTAAAGGCCCTGGACTGCGATTTATTTTGCCATATGGCATTGACCGAATGATAAAAGTTGACATGCGTATTGCCACCGTTGATGTGCCTCGTCAAGAAGTTATAACCAAGGACAACGTCACCATTGGTGTAGATGCTGTGGTGTTTTTTAGAGTCAAGGACGAAAAACGAGCTGTCCTAGAAATCCAAAATTTCCGCGCTGCAACTACGCTGTATGCTCAAGCAGTTATGCGTGACGTGGTTGGTAACGAGGAGCTCGACACTCTATTGAGTGAACGCGAACGTCTTGGGAACGAAATAAAAAAGCAGGTCGATGTCGAAACCGACAAATGGGGGATTGATGTCGACACCATCAAGATTCAAAATATTGAATTACCACAAAACATGAAACGATCTATGGCTAAACAAGCTGAGGCCGAGCGTGAGCGACGGGCCGTTATCATTAACGCTCAAGGTGAAAAACAAGCTGCCCAAACATTAGCAGAAGCAGCAGCAATGCTTAACAAAGCACCTGGTGCAATGAATATTCGAACTTTAGAGACAATCGAAAAAATAGCTCCAGAAGCATCACAAAAAACAATGTTTGTCCTACCTGCTGACCTATTTGAAACAATCAAACAATATACGCAGCGTAAATAG